The following coding sequences lie in one Candidatus Neptunochlamydia sp. REUL1 genomic window:
- a CDS encoding carbonic anhydrase, whose protein sequence is MVKSLEPSSSLAPPYTSDLAHLQASVLASVEYAVHHLRIKDIIVIGHSDCGAMNAIYSKADLSGFPELIRWLSIDDRLFRAFLKKHQEHPLTKKKSFSIRKIFNCWTTASLIKLPYLKRAT, encoded by the coding sequence ATGGTCAAAAGCCTGGAGCCATCATCATCACTTGCTCCCCCCTATACTAGCGATTTGGCTCACCTACAGGCCTCTGTATTAGCCTCTGTCGAATATGCAGTTCATCATTTAAGAATTAAGGATATTATTGTGATAGGGCATTCTGATTGTGGTGCGATGAATGCTATATACTCCAAAGCTGATCTATCGGGATTTCCAGAGCTTATACGCTGGCTTTCTATTGACGATAGATTATTCAGGGCTTTTCTAAAAAAACACCAAGAACATCCACTGACCAAAAAAAAGTCTTTTTCTATTCGAAAAATTTTCAATTGTTGGACAACTGCATCACTTATCAAACTACCCTATCTTAAGAGAGCTACTTAA
- a CDS encoding ribonucleoside-diphosphate reductase subunit alpha, translated as MLSSVKKEIIEESIAAGESTFTVVKRNGTIVPFRKERIFKAIESALRDTKKIDKEIPLMDDLNEVAKQVTHQVVEQLFELASKNVSLTVEGIQDLVEVTLMKNGQHDVARDYIIYRDHHKELRGDDPRNIKVVRRDSETPVRFNPIKIAASIEKIFRRLNKIEGQTPNDIISIVNTLSQQVVGEAVHLAKTDELHIHHIQNLVEEALMGAGYFQAAKDYILYRAEKGQQTGATAPSKKKKRRKAKDGERKFEFQAQDGEQKSITETQLLDRLDHACRGFEKIAKPEELLESAILNFYEGIKEEEVDQALIMSTKAKIEKDPIFSKIAARLLLDKLYRETLEIDTLNHDLEKRHIAYFKKYIAHGIKLDQVSSELAKFDLDALGKAMKLDRDDKFQYLGLQTLYDRYFIHENQRRLETPQIFWMRVAMGLAMNEKDKTKHTIEFYETLSKHDYLSATPTLFNSGTPHSQLSSCYLSTVMDDLEHIFKTISDDAQLSKWAGGLGNDWSNVRGTGARIKGTNGQSQGIIPFLKVANDTAVAVNQGGKRKGAMCAYLETWHIDIEDFIELRKNTGDERRRTHDMNTANWIPDLFMKRVKENGTWTLFSPNEVSDLHDLYGQAFEKRYLEYEKMADEGKILLWKRVESLQLWRNMLSMLFETGHPWITFKDPANIRSPQDHVGVVHSSNLCTEILLNTSKEETAVCNLGSINLAEHVTGKGLDEKKLAKTIRTAIRMLDNVIDVNFYPIPETKNANMAHRAIGLGLMGFQDALNILSLSYASHEAVEFADRSMEMISYYALLYSSELAKERNPYPSYKGSKWERGLLPIDTIDLLEKERGETVEMDRSSSMDWEKVRESIRKHGMRHSNVMAIAPTATIANIAGITPSIEPNYKNLYAKSNLSGEFTFSNFYLVNKLKELNLWDDEMIDDLKYFDGSVLEIGRVPKELKKQFLTSFEIDPEWIIECGSRRQKWIDQAQSLNLYLAEPSGKKLHNMYLFAWKKGVKTTYYCRTLGATQIEKSTLDINKRGLQPRWMKSESPSARIKLDRDAEPAVPVCNLEEGCESCQ; from the coding sequence ATGCTCAGCTCCGTCAAAAAAGAAATCATTGAAGAAAGCATCGCAGCCGGTGAAAGCACCTTCACTGTTGTTAAAAGGAATGGAACGATTGTTCCCTTTCGAAAAGAGCGGATCTTTAAAGCTATTGAATCGGCGCTTCGCGATACAAAAAAGATTGATAAGGAAATTCCCCTTATGGATGATCTTAATGAAGTTGCTAAACAAGTCACCCATCAAGTCGTTGAACAGCTTTTTGAGCTGGCATCAAAAAATGTCTCTCTAACAGTTGAAGGAATCCAAGATCTTGTCGAAGTCACTCTGATGAAAAATGGCCAACATGACGTTGCTCGTGATTATATCATCTACAGGGACCACCACAAAGAGTTGAGAGGAGACGACCCCCGCAATATAAAGGTGGTTCGCCGAGATAGCGAGACCCCTGTACGTTTTAATCCGATTAAGATCGCTGCCTCGATTGAAAAAATCTTCAGACGATTAAACAAAATTGAAGGGCAAACTCCCAATGACATTATTTCGATCGTCAATACCCTTTCTCAACAGGTTGTTGGAGAAGCTGTTCACCTGGCAAAGACTGACGAACTTCATATTCACCATATTCAAAACCTCGTTGAAGAGGCTCTTATGGGAGCTGGCTATTTCCAAGCAGCAAAGGATTATATCCTTTACCGCGCAGAGAAAGGACAGCAAACTGGCGCAACAGCCCCTTCAAAGAAAAAAAAGCGCCGCAAAGCAAAAGATGGTGAGAGAAAGTTCGAATTTCAAGCGCAGGATGGCGAGCAAAAGTCTATTACTGAAACCCAGCTCCTTGATCGCCTTGATCATGCATGCCGCGGGTTTGAAAAAATTGCAAAGCCGGAAGAGCTTTTAGAAAGTGCCATCCTCAATTTCTATGAAGGAATTAAGGAAGAAGAGGTCGACCAAGCGCTCATTATGTCAACTAAAGCAAAGATCGAAAAGGACCCAATCTTTTCTAAGATTGCAGCACGTCTTCTTCTTGATAAGCTTTATCGTGAAACGCTCGAAATAGACACCCTCAATCATGACTTAGAAAAAAGACACATTGCGTACTTTAAAAAATATATTGCCCATGGCATCAAACTCGACCAGGTTTCTTCAGAGCTTGCCAAGTTCGATCTTGATGCTCTTGGAAAAGCGATGAAGCTGGACCGAGATGATAAATTCCAATACTTGGGATTGCAAACCCTTTACGATCGCTATTTTATCCACGAGAACCAGCGACGCCTAGAAACGCCTCAAATTTTCTGGATGCGTGTCGCTATGGGACTTGCGATGAATGAAAAAGATAAAACCAAGCACACGATTGAGTTCTACGAAACCCTTTCAAAACATGACTATTTGTCAGCAACTCCTACTCTGTTCAACTCAGGAACACCCCACTCTCAACTCAGCTCTTGCTATCTCTCCACGGTTATGGACGATTTAGAACATATTTTTAAGACCATCTCTGATGATGCACAACTCTCAAAATGGGCAGGAGGGCTCGGAAACGACTGGTCCAATGTTCGAGGAACAGGAGCTCGTATCAAAGGAACCAACGGACAGAGCCAAGGAATTATTCCTTTCCTTAAAGTCGCAAACGACACCGCCGTAGCTGTCAATCAAGGAGGAAAACGCAAAGGAGCGATGTGCGCCTACCTTGAAACCTGGCATATCGATATTGAGGACTTCATTGAGCTTCGAAAAAATACAGGAGATGAGCGACGCCGTACTCACGATATGAACACTGCAAACTGGATCCCCGACCTCTTTATGAAACGGGTGAAGGAGAATGGAACATGGACTCTGTTCAGTCCTAATGAAGTGAGTGATCTTCATGATCTATACGGGCAAGCGTTTGAAAAACGATACCTTGAGTATGAAAAAATGGCTGATGAAGGAAAAATCCTTCTCTGGAAACGGGTCGAATCCCTCCAACTCTGGAGAAACATGCTGAGCATGCTTTTTGAAACAGGACACCCGTGGATTACTTTCAAAGATCCTGCAAATATCCGCTCTCCGCAAGATCATGTCGGCGTCGTCCATAGTTCAAACCTTTGTACAGAGATTCTTCTCAACACATCAAAAGAAGAAACCGCAGTCTGTAACCTTGGCTCGATCAACCTAGCTGAGCATGTGACTGGAAAGGGACTCGATGAGAAAAAGCTTGCGAAAACAATCCGAACAGCAATCCGGATGCTTGACAATGTCATTGATGTGAACTTTTACCCGATTCCTGAGACTAAAAATGCCAATATGGCTCATCGAGCAATTGGCTTAGGCCTCATGGGATTCCAAGATGCTCTCAATATTTTAAGCCTTAGCTATGCTAGCCATGAAGCTGTTGAATTTGCCGATCGTAGCATGGAAATGATCTCTTACTACGCACTTCTCTACTCTAGTGAACTAGCAAAAGAGAGAAACCCTTATCCAAGCTATAAAGGTTCAAAATGGGAACGAGGGCTTCTCCCAATCGATACGATCGATCTTTTAGAAAAGGAAAGAGGGGAAACGGTTGAAATGGACCGTTCCTCTTCAATGGACTGGGAGAAAGTGCGAGAGTCAATCCGTAAGCATGGAATGCGCCATAGTAATGTGATGGCAATTGCCCCCACAGCAACCATTGCAAATATTGCAGGAATCACCCCATCGATTGAGCCCAACTATAAGAATCTTTATGCAAAATCAAATCTCTCTGGAGAATTTACATTCTCTAACTTCTATCTCGTGAATAAGCTCAAGGAGCTTAATCTCTGGGATGATGAGATGATTGACGATCTTAAATACTTCGATGGATCGGTTCTCGAAATCGGACGGGTCCCTAAAGAGTTGAAGAAACAATTCCTCACCTCTTTTGAAATTGATCCTGAGTGGATCATCGAATGCGGATCCCGTCGCCAAAAATGGATTGACCAAGCGCAGTCTCTCAATCTTTATTTGGCAGAGCCAAGCGGTAAAAAACTCCATAACATGTATCTATTTGCGTGGAAGAAAGGAGTAAAAACAACATACTACTGCCGCACACTTGGAGCCACACAGATAGAGAAATCAACTCTCGATATTAACAAACGTGGCCTCCAGCCACGATGGATGAAAAGTGAGTCCCCTTCTGCTAGAATAAAGCTCGATCGAGATGCAGAACCTGCGGTTCCTGTCTGCAACCTCGAAGAAGGTTGTGAAAGCTGTCAATAA
- a CDS encoding CDP-alcohol phosphatidyltransferase family protein: MKQFYLLPNIITAFGLSCGLFVIFKTNMTEPGVGTYELLYSSALLLLLAAFADLLDGAVARIIRAESEFGSMFDSLADAISFGVAPSVLFLKSLSLEPATSLSFFAVVGAMLYTICGVLRLVRFNVKAHELKTDKEASAAYKKNFTGLPIPASAAGAISVNLFLHSTFAKEWFNLSYAVRAITLTCIMVLLGYLMVSKWKFLSLKSLHFRVPSFHLILFTVLIAIFIFFGIFYFLPVVLVVCSVGYILIGCVLTLIRLIAGKKAKTLVDFEIDDDKD, from the coding sequence ATGAAACAATTTTACCTTTTGCCTAATATTATTACTGCGTTTGGCCTTTCATGTGGCCTGTTTGTTATTTTTAAGACAAACATGACAGAGCCTGGAGTTGGTACTTACGAGTTGCTTTATTCGTCGGCCCTTCTCTTACTGCTCGCTGCGTTTGCAGATCTATTAGATGGTGCGGTGGCGCGGATCATTCGAGCAGAAAGTGAATTCGGTTCAATGTTTGACTCTTTGGCTGACGCGATTTCCTTTGGGGTTGCACCATCGGTCTTATTCCTAAAAAGCCTTTCACTTGAGCCAGCAACAAGCCTCTCGTTTTTTGCAGTTGTTGGGGCAATGCTCTATACGATTTGCGGAGTGCTCCGCCTTGTCCGCTTTAATGTCAAAGCACATGAGCTAAAGACGGACAAAGAGGCTAGCGCCGCTTATAAAAAAAATTTTACAGGGCTTCCTATTCCCGCCTCTGCAGCAGGGGCAATTTCGGTGAATCTCTTTCTCCATTCGACCTTTGCAAAGGAGTGGTTTAACTTGTCCTATGCTGTGCGGGCGATTACCTTGACATGCATCATGGTTCTTCTTGGTTACCTTATGGTGAGCAAATGGAAGTTTCTAAGTCTTAAAAGCCTTCACTTCCGGGTTCCCTCTTTCCACCTCATTCTTTTTACCGTTTTGATTGCTATCTTCATCTTCTTTGGAATCTTCTATTTCCTGCCTGTTGTACTCGTTGTGTGCTCCGTAGGTTATATCCTTATCGGGTGTGTTCTCACCCTGATTCGCCTTATTGCCGGTAAAAAGGCCAAGACCCTCGTCGATTTTGAGATTGACGATGACAAAGATTAA
- a CDS encoding FUSC family protein, translated as MTSIKGNALYALQLSIVSGISYFLGYFLSGLTLPTVAEVSGLWSIISGVLVMKQHQSESFSAGFDRLFGTLVGCIVSAFCLYIPEMIFALLLSIFITSLICTSIPKLKELNFHACITSAVVVIIWQLGSKNDEWLFSFSRFIELAAGVSIAIAVANTSLI; from the coding sequence ATGACCTCTATCAAAGGAAATGCACTGTATGCGCTGCAGCTTAGTATCGTATCTGGCATTTCCTATTTTCTTGGATATTTTCTAAGTGGCCTTACGCTTCCAACGGTTGCAGAAGTTAGTGGTCTATGGAGCATCATTTCCGGTGTTCTTGTTATGAAACAGCATCAGAGCGAAAGCTTCTCAGCTGGGTTCGATCGCCTTTTTGGGACACTTGTAGGATGCATTGTTTCTGCTTTCTGCCTATATATTCCCGAAATGATTTTTGCTCTGCTCCTGAGTATTTTTATTACATCCTTGATTTGCACAAGCATCCCTAAGTTAAAAGAATTAAACTTTCACGCATGCATCACCAGTGCTGTTGTCGTTATCATTTGGCAGCTAGGATCAAAAAATGACGAATGGCTTTTTAGTTTTTCACGGTTTATAGAATTAGCCGCGGGTGTTTCGATTGCAATTGCTGTTGCAAACACTTCCCTCATCTAG